A section of the Anabaena cylindrica PCC 7122 genome encodes:
- a CDS encoding YwqG family protein, which produces MKCNKRFRLNSLRTSIHLDGCNVTHDQQLHEFSSDAEAEAFFNQSIQALLTQGWFDSESISADENDKDFTPDELYEMFLDLKSRIDEFVTATAKLHIKITPYSTPETTLWQSKFGGLPYFPKHLTYPTAPDGNPLNLLAQINFAETPTLEDLPEKGILQFYIETSGKTAYGISNDPQLAQTTFRIIYFPEPDLNIDNLLNNFDFLPEPKCFPLQKKLCLALNFSIKSTPMSTWDYRFIPLLKSYFSTIFNQSNLTETIENSLEELVDDFMEEYIEKYEYSLEGHRLGGYPQFVQEDERHLLLEEGYDFLLFQMDSDDDNSIIWGDMGVGNFFIQPSALKRLDFSKVLYTYACS; this is translated from the coding sequence ATGAAATGTAATAAAAGATTTAGATTAAATTCACTCAGAACTTCTATTCATCTAGACGGCTGCAATGTTACACATGATCAACAACTTCATGAATTTTCTTCTGATGCTGAAGCAGAAGCTTTTTTCAATCAAAGTATTCAAGCACTACTCACACAGGGTTGGTTTGATAGCGAATCTATCTCAGCAGACGAAAATGACAAAGATTTTACCCCAGATGAATTATATGAAATGTTCTTAGACTTAAAATCTCGTATAGATGAATTTGTCACTGCAACTGCCAAACTCCATATCAAAATTACTCCATATTCAACTCCAGAAACTACTTTATGGCAAAGTAAATTTGGCGGTTTACCATATTTTCCTAAACATCTTACTTATCCCACAGCCCCAGATGGTAATCCCTTAAATCTTTTAGCACAAATCAATTTTGCAGAAACTCCCACTTTAGAAGATTTACCAGAAAAAGGTATTCTTCAGTTTTATATTGAAACATCAGGTAAAACAGCCTATGGAATATCAAATGATCCACAATTAGCACAAACAACTTTCCGAATTATTTACTTTCCTGAACCAGATTTAAATATTGACAATCTATTAAATAATTTTGATTTTTTGCCTGAACCTAAATGTTTTCCACTACAAAAAAAGCTCTGTCTAGCATTGAACTTTTCTATTAAATCCACTCCTATGAGTACATGGGATTATCGTTTTATACCCTTACTCAAAAGCTATTTTTCTACCATTTTTAACCAGAGTAATCTCACTGAGACAATAGAAAATTCTTTAGAAGAACTGGTAGATGATTTCATGGAAGAATATATAGAAAAATATGAATACTCACTAGAAGGACACCGTTTAGGTGGGTATCCCCAATTTGTACAGGAAGATGAGCGTCACCTGTTGTTAGAAGAAGGTTACGATTTTCTGTTATTCCAAATGGACTCTGATGATGATAATTCAATAATTTGGGGAGATATGGGAGTTGGTAACTTTTTTATTCAGCCTTCTGCACTCAAACGTTTAGATTTTTCTAAGGTTCTTTACACCTATGCTTGTAGTTGA
- a CDS encoding amylo-alpha-1,6-glucosidase: MTNLDTREWLLTNGLGGFASGTVSDVHTRTYHGWLFAATNPPSGRKLLFSHLEASLEIPGEVIALGTNFWNRGQKIEPTGYEMLRYFDINPVPKWVWGKKNWQLTRQLVMPYGFVGGDREDKIPNINAQRILIQYRYEGKEAGILRLRLLIGDRDFHQQQNESEKLQFSQLVSPQVVCLQAHNCGQFGTPWYLRWTKGEYQADGVWYWNYGLPEEKKRGLCDREDLYSPGYLTVNLQPGDILTLEAKVGLPDLQQPILSPHSFAEAVDAEQERLSQIFSWGLEAAGEQGAGSRGENYSFFSHQSPIRQKLLQASDQFIVYRASIAGPTVIAGYHWFNDWGRDTLIALPGLTLVTQRFDLAKGLLKTFGCYCRHGLIPNAFPDIDSEPFYNSIDAALWWIETLGLYLEATQDWQFLVEQFPVVQQIHKAFVGGTRYNIQLDATDGLICWDANGVALTWMDAVVGGLPVTPRRGKAVEINALWYSALCWLSQWAERLSQIDIDNSVRLTHQAQRYRQQAEQVKISLQKFWNPQLGYFYDFIDPDDGRNSQIRPNAVLALSLHHCGFSQQQSCQVLDLATSRLLTPYGLRSLDPGDPEYVGIYEGNSEKRDRSYHQGTVWCWLIGAYIRAWERFYPEQTIPFDWEPLINHFLCDGCLGSISEIFDGDAPHISRGAIAQAWSVAEVIRHYELPHLTSTTSIGVKNLRKI; the protein is encoded by the coding sequence ATGACTAATTTAGATACTAGAGAATGGTTACTAACCAATGGCTTGGGTGGTTTTGCTAGTGGTACAGTTTCGGATGTGCATACACGGACTTATCATGGATGGCTATTTGCGGCAACAAATCCACCTTCTGGGCGAAAATTACTGTTTTCCCATTTAGAAGCCAGCTTAGAAATCCCTGGTGAAGTGATAGCACTGGGGACAAATTTTTGGAACAGGGGTCAAAAAATTGAGCCAACAGGTTATGAAATGCTGCGCTATTTCGATATTAACCCAGTTCCTAAATGGGTTTGGGGTAAAAAAAACTGGCAGTTAACTAGACAGTTGGTGATGCCTTATGGGTTTGTGGGGGGAGATAGGGAGGATAAAATACCAAATATCAATGCTCAAAGGATTTTGATTCAGTATCGGTATGAGGGCAAAGAAGCGGGGATTTTAAGGTTAAGACTGTTGATAGGCGATCGCGATTTTCATCAGCAGCAAAATGAAAGCGAGAAATTACAGTTTTCCCAATTGGTGAGTCCACAGGTAGTTTGTCTACAAGCGCACAATTGCGGGCAATTTGGTACACCTTGGTATCTACGCTGGACAAAAGGAGAGTATCAAGCCGATGGAGTTTGGTACTGGAATTATGGTTTACCAGAAGAAAAAAAACGGGGTTTATGCGATCGCGAAGACCTTTATAGTCCTGGCTATTTAACAGTTAATCTCCAACCAGGAGATATTCTCACCCTAGAAGCAAAAGTAGGTTTACCCGACCTCCAGCAACCAATTCTCTCTCCTCATAGCTTTGCAGAAGCCGTAGACGCAGAACAAGAGAGACTTTCACAAATTTTTAGTTGGGGACTAGAAGCAGCAGGAGAGCAGGGAGCAGGAAGCAGAGGGGAAAATTACTCATTCTTTAGTCACCAATCACCTATTCGGCAAAAACTACTTCAAGCTAGTGACCAATTTATTGTTTATCGTGCTTCCATTGCTGGCCCCACAGTCATTGCTGGATATCACTGGTTTAATGATTGGGGACGAGATACTTTAATTGCCTTACCAGGATTGACACTAGTTACACAGCGCTTTGATTTAGCCAAAGGACTATTAAAAACCTTTGGATGTTACTGCCGTCATGGACTGATTCCCAATGCCTTTCCTGATATTGATAGCGAACCGTTTTATAACAGTATTGATGCCGCATTGTGGTGGATTGAAACTTTAGGGCTTTATTTAGAAGCTACTCAAGATTGGCAGTTTTTAGTAGAGCAATTTCCAGTTGTCCAGCAAATTCACAAAGCTTTTGTTGGTGGTACTCGTTACAATATTCAACTTGATGCCACTGATGGGCTAATTTGTTGGGATGCTAATGGTGTAGCTTTGACTTGGATGGATGCGGTAGTTGGGGGATTACCTGTGACACCCCGTCGCGGTAAAGCTGTAGAAATCAATGCTCTTTGGTATTCGGCTTTATGCTGGTTGAGTCAATGGGCTGAACGTTTGAGCCAAATAGATATAGACAATTCCGTGCGTTTAACTCACCAAGCACAACGCTATAGACAGCAAGCAGAACAGGTAAAAATTTCGTTACAAAAGTTCTGGAATCCGCAGTTAGGCTATTTTTATGATTTTATTGATCCAGATGATGGACGGAATTCGCAAATTCGCCCTAATGCCGTTTTGGCTTTATCTTTGCACCATTGTGGTTTTTCGCAACAGCAAAGTTGTCAAGTTTTAGATTTAGCAACGTCTCGATTGTTGACTCCTTACGGTTTGCGAAGTCTTGATCCTGGTGATCCAGAATATGTTGGTATCTATGAGGGAAATTCAGAAAAGCGTGATCGCTCTTATCATCAAGGTACTGTTTGGTGTTGGTTAATTGGTGCATATATCCGAGCTTGGGAACGTTTTTACCCAGAGCAAACTATACCTTTTGACTGGGAACCGCTAATTAATCACTTTCTCTGTGATGGTTGTTTGGGTTCAATCTCGGAGATTTTTGATGGTGATGCACCGCATATATCCAGAGGTGCGATCGCACAAGCTTGGTCTGTGGCTGAGGTGATTCGGCACTATGAACTACCCCATCTTACTTCAACTACAAGCATAGGTGTAAAGAACCTTAGAAAAATCTAA
- a CDS encoding peroxiredoxin — protein sequence MTLTYGTVDCLRVGQQAPDFTATAVLDQEFKTIKLSEYRGKYVVLFFYPLDFTFVCPTEITAFSDRYEEFKKLNTEVLGISVDSEFSHLAWIQTDRKAGGVGDLNYALVSDIKKEISAAYNVLDPSAGIALRGLFIIDKDGIIQHSTVNNLAFGRSVEETLRTLQAIQHVQTNPDEVCPAGWQPGEKTMVPDPVKSKVYFAAV from the coding sequence ATGACGCTCACTTACGGAACAGTAGACTGCCTCCGCGTTGGTCAGCAGGCTCCCGACTTTACAGCAACAGCTGTGCTAGACCAGGAATTTAAAACAATTAAACTTTCTGAGTATCGGGGTAAATATGTTGTTTTATTTTTCTACCCCTTAGACTTTACCTTTGTTTGCCCCACTGAAATTACAGCATTTAGCGATCGCTACGAAGAATTCAAGAAGCTTAACACAGAAGTTCTCGGTATTTCCGTTGATAGCGAATTTTCCCACCTAGCTTGGATTCAAACAGATCGTAAAGCCGGTGGTGTTGGTGACTTAAATTATGCCCTGGTTTCCGACATTAAAAAAGAAATTAGCGCCGCTTACAATGTTCTAGACCCCTCAGCAGGTATTGCTTTGCGCGGTTTGTTCATCATTGATAAAGATGGTATCATTCAACACTCCACTGTTAACAATTTAGCTTTCGGTCGTAGTGTTGAAGAAACTCTACGTACATTACAAGCTATTCAACACGTTCAAACTAACCCTGATGAAGTTTGTCCTGCTGGTTGGCAACCAGGAGAAAAAACAATGGTTCCCGACCCAGTTAAATCCAAAGTTTACTTCGCAGCAGTTTAA
- a CDS encoding peroxiredoxin family protein, giving the protein MLTSTDFTGLFNERFFRNLLPKPALDEFRLGVGTPDFKLSDITNNRTLKLSDYRGKQPVLLAFTRIFTEKQYCPFCYPHIKALNENYEEFKNRGIEVLMITSTDKKQSQVVVQDLGLKMPLLSDPSCYTFRTYQVGQALGAPLPAQFMLDKDGKLLYRHLFSFLDHNATLERLLEQFN; this is encoded by the coding sequence ATGCTGACCTCAACAGATTTTACTGGCTTATTCAATGAGCGATTCTTCCGTAACCTGTTACCAAAACCAGCACTCGATGAGTTCAGATTGGGAGTGGGAACACCAGATTTTAAATTATCTGATATTACAAATAATCGCACCTTAAAATTATCTGATTATCGAGGTAAACAGCCCGTATTGCTTGCCTTTACTCGGATTTTTACAGAAAAACAATATTGCCCTTTTTGCTATCCCCATATTAAAGCCTTAAATGAAAATTATGAAGAGTTTAAGAATCGGGGTATAGAAGTTTTGATGATTACTAGTACAGATAAAAAGCAAAGTCAAGTAGTTGTTCAAGACTTAGGCTTAAAAATGCCCTTATTAAGTGACCCTAGTTGTTATACATTTCGGACTTATCAAGTAGGACAAGCTTTAGGAGCGCCTTTGCCAGCACAATTTATGTTAGATAAAGATGGGAAATTACTTTATAGGCATTTATTTTCATTTTTAGATCACAATGCGACTTTAGAGAGATTATTGGAACAGTTTAATTAA